From Arcobacter sp. CECT 8986, a single genomic window includes:
- a CDS encoding ArsR/SmtB family transcription factor, with protein MIVDCCDHSKEVAKVKQSLIDDETLYDVADLFKAFADSTRIKIISMLKEEELCVGALSELINVNQSAVSHQLRVLKNAKIVKPRRDGKNMFYSLDDEHIKRIYDMGLEHIIKG; from the coding sequence ATGATTGTTGATTGCTGTGACCACTCAAAAGAAGTAGCAAAAGTAAAACAGAGCCTAATAGATGATGAAACACTTTATGATGTTGCTGATTTATTTAAAGCTTTTGCTGATAGTACAAGAATAAAAATAATCTCAATGTTAAAAGAAGAAGAGTTGTGTGTTGGAGCACTTAGTGAACTTATAAATGTAAATCAATCTGCTGTTTCGCACCAATTAAGAGTTTTAAAAAATGCAAAAATTGTAAAACCAAGAAGAGATGGTAAAAATATGTTTTATAGCCTTGATGACGAACATATAAAAAGAATATATGATATGGGATTAGAACATATCATAAAAGGATAA
- a CDS encoding NCS2 family permease, with the protein MNLFKLKENSTTVKTEFTAGFTTFLTMMYIVPVNGFILADAGLPMDAVVTATALITILATLFSGIWANTPIAMSVGMGLNAYFSYGLVLGMKIPWETALGIVFLSGLLFILLSFTNFRVWIMTSIPMNLRRAISAGIGTFIAFIGLKQMGMIKGHDVTLVTLGDFSDSNVLLGVTGLILCFIFYAYRLKGAFVFAIALTSIIAWIFKISPVPHEFLSSPASISPIFLKLDILSAISLSLLPVIITFLITDMFDTLGTLTGIGARANMFQNGKKEDKSLQRTLEADAIATSAGSLLGVSTTTAFIESASGVEEGGRTGLTAVFTAMFFVSTLFMLPIFKAIPANAIYPVLVVVGVLMFTELGKINFEQTDLATSAGAFLIVVLMPLTYSITNGIAAGFLVYTIIKLTKREFSDLNIGILTITLISLLVFILQG; encoded by the coding sequence ATGAACCTCTTCAAGCTTAAAGAGAATAGTACGACAGTTAAAACCGAGTTTACAGCAGGGTTTACTACATTTTTAACAATGATGTATATTGTTCCTGTAAATGGCTTCATTCTTGCAGATGCTGGCTTACCAATGGATGCCGTAGTTACTGCAACAGCATTAATCACTATCTTAGCAACTTTATTTTCTGGTATATGGGCTAATACTCCTATTGCAATGAGTGTTGGAATGGGATTAAATGCATATTTTTCATATGGACTTGTTCTTGGTATGAAAATTCCATGGGAAACTGCACTTGGGATAGTTTTTTTATCTGGTTTATTATTCATTCTTTTATCTTTTACAAACTTTAGAGTCTGGATTATGACTTCAATTCCGATGAATTTAAGAAGAGCAATATCAGCTGGTATTGGTACTTTTATTGCATTTATTGGTCTTAAACAAATGGGAATGATTAAAGGACATGATGTTACATTAGTTACATTAGGTGATTTTTCTGATTCAAATGTATTATTAGGTGTTACTGGTTTAATTTTATGTTTTATTTTTTATGCATATAGATTAAAAGGTGCTTTTGTTTTTGCAATTGCATTAACTTCAATTATTGCATGGATTTTCAAAATAAGTCCAGTTCCACATGAATTTTTATCATCTCCAGCTTCTATCTCTCCAATCTTCTTAAAACTTGACATTTTAAGCGCAATTTCTTTATCTTTACTTCCTGTAATTATTACATTTTTAATTACTGATATGTTTGATACATTAGGTACTTTAACAGGTATTGGAGCAAGAGCAAATATGTTTCAAAATGGTAAAAAAGAAGATAAATCTTTACAAAGAACATTAGAAGCAGATGCAATCGCAACTTCAGCAGGAAGTTTACTTGGTGTGTCTACAACAACTGCATTTATTGAAAGTGCAAGTGGAGTTGAAGAGGGTGGTAGAACAGGTTTAACAGCAGTATTTACAGCAATGTTTTTTGTTTCTACACTTTTTATGTTACCTATTTTTAAAGCAATTCCAGCAAATGCAATTTATCCTGTATTAGTTGTAGTTGGTGTTCTTATGTTTACTGAACTTGGTAAAATCAATTTTGAACAAACTGACTTAGCAACAAGCGCAGGTGCATTTTTAATTGTTGTTTTAATGCCATTAACATACTCAATCACAAATGGAATTGCAGCAGGATTTCTTGTTTATACAATTATTAAATTAACAAAAAGAGAGTTTAGTGATTTAAATATTGGTATATTGACAATTACATTAATAAGTTTATTAGTTTTTATTTTACAAGGTTAA
- a CDS encoding uracil-xanthine permease family protein: protein MGKATDYNFRVKDSLLGVQFLFVAFGALVLVPILTGLDPNVALFTAGIGTLIFQFVTRKNVPPIFLASSFAFIAPISMGVKTWGIAATMSGLVAAGLLYVLISLVIRVKGDNFIHKLLPPIVVGPVIMSIGLSLSPVAVHMAMGQTSDGTVLVPYDTAIVISLISLTSTVLISLLAKGMFKLIPILGGIIIGYLVSLYYGIIDFSSISKAAWFAIPNFTAPEFNWQAIIFILPIAIAPTVEHIGDMLTISNVVKEDYLKKPGLKNTLLGDGLATSVASLFGGPPNTTYSEVTGAVTITKAYNPAIMTWTAISAIILAFVGKLGGVLATIPVPVMGGIMLLLFGIIASIGISTLVKANVDLSCSRNMTIVAMILVFSIGGMAFKFWGVEFSGIGLGAIIGIFLNMILPQPRH from the coding sequence ATGGGAAAAGCTACGGATTATAATTTTAGAGTCAAGGACTCTTTATTGGGTGTGCAATTTTTATTTGTTGCATTTGGTGCATTGGTTTTAGTTCCTATTCTTACAGGACTTGACCCTAATGTTGCGTTGTTTACTGCTGGTATTGGTACATTAATCTTTCAATTTGTTACACGAAAAAACGTTCCTCCAATTTTTCTTGCTTCTTCTTTTGCATTTATTGCTCCTATTTCAATGGGAGTAAAAACATGGGGAATTGCTGCTACTATGTCTGGACTTGTTGCTGCTGGTCTTTTATATGTTTTAATTAGTTTAGTAATTAGAGTAAAAGGTGACAATTTCATTCATAAATTATTACCTCCAATCGTTGTTGGGCCAGTTATTATGTCTATTGGACTTAGTTTATCTCCAGTTGCTGTGCATATGGCTATGGGACAAACAAGTGATGGAACAGTATTAGTTCCTTATGATACTGCTATTGTTATCTCTTTGATTTCATTAACTTCAACTGTATTAATTTCATTATTAGCAAAAGGAATGTTTAAATTAATTCCTATTTTAGGTGGAATTATTATTGGATACTTAGTATCTTTATATTATGGAATTATTGATTTTTCTTCAATTTCAAAAGCTGCTTGGTTTGCTATTCCTAATTTTACTGCTCCTGAGTTTAATTGGCAAGCAATTATTTTTATTTTACCAATTGCAATTGCTCCAACTGTTGAGCATATTGGAGATATGTTAACTATTTCTAATGTAGTAAAAGAAGATTACTTAAAAAAACCAGGTTTAAAAAATACACTTTTAGGTGATGGTTTAGCTACTTCTGTTGCATCACTATTTGGTGGACCACCAAATACAACTTATTCTGAAGTTACTGGTGCTGTTACGATTACAAAAGCATACAATCCTGCAATTATGACTTGGACTGCAATTAGTGCAATTATTTTAGCATTTGTTGGAAAATTAGGTGGAGTTTTAGCAACTATTCCTGTTCCTGTTATGGGTGGAATTATGTTATTACTTTTTGGTATTATTGCTTCAATTGGTATTTCAACATTAGTAAAAGCAAATGTTGATTTATCTTGTTCTAGAAATATGACGATTGTAGCTATGATTTTAGTATTTTCTATTGGTGGAATGGCATTTAAATTTTGGGGAGTTGAGTTCTCTGGAATTGGATTAGGTGCAATTATAGGAATATTTTTAAATATGATTCTTCCTCAACCAAGACACTAA
- a CDS encoding ion transporter — MIEKIESIRDARWFSNLTTLIIIAYASVLGFKTLGDVETKYSLFLQFADTFVTIYFIFEIAIKMAAEKRFFNFFKNGWNLFDFTIVVITLLPLESSGFAAVARLLRVFRVLRLFTARPELKAIIDMLIKAIPSIIDIVILMFIIFYIYAIIGSFFFVDLPSGLWKDFLISMLTLFRILTFEDWTDVMYEAMEVYPWAWVYFVSFIVIAAFVFFNLFVAVIIGEMQKLQESEMKEEIHEDSKKLDILLDEVKSLKEEIKQIKNNKE, encoded by the coding sequence TTGATTGAGAAAATTGAATCTATAAGAGATGCAAGATGGTTTTCAAATCTTACAACTCTTATAATTATTGCCTATGCAAGTGTTTTAGGATTTAAAACTTTAGGCGATGTAGAAACAAAGTATTCACTATTTTTACAATTTGCTGATACTTTTGTAACTATATATTTTATTTTTGAAATTGCAATTAAAATGGCAGCGGAGAAGAGATTTTTTAATTTCTTCAAAAATGGTTGGAATCTTTTTGATTTCACAATAGTAGTTATTACTCTATTACCTTTAGAATCTAGTGGTTTTGCAGCAGTTGCAAGGTTATTAAGAGTATTTAGAGTATTAAGGTTATTTACAGCACGTCCTGAATTAAAAGCAATTATTGATATGCTTATAAAAGCAATACCTTCAATTATTGATATTGTTATTTTAATGTTCATAATATTTTATATTTATGCAATTATTGGAAGTTTTTTCTTTGTTGATTTACCATCAGGATTATGGAAAGATTTTTTAATTTCAATGCTAACACTGTTTAGAATATTAACTTTTGAAGATTGGACAGATGTTATGTATGAAGCTATGGAAGTATATCCTTGGGCTTGGGTATATTTTGTGTCATTTATCGTAATAGCTGCATTTGTATTTTTTAATCTATTTGTAGCTGTAATAATAGGAGAAATGCAAAAACTTCAAGAGTCTGAAATGAAAGAAGAGATTCACGAAGATAGTAAAAAACTTGATATTTTATTAGATGAAGTAAAGAGTTTAAAAGAAGAGATAAAACAAATAAAGAATAATAAGGAATAA
- a CDS encoding AraC family transcriptional regulator encodes MKKSTKQQRANIVNKSMFYIYKYINTNITLEELAKLNSVSKFHFHRVFKEETKQNIFDFITSIRLQKAANLLITNTHSTISEIANTCGYSSHSSFIKAFKSRFSYTPKDWRNQGHKEYSKFLLNEDKEFNNLDFKIEFVSKIQCAYIRHKGYNRSIKNSWQKLKALAYKYEIKDFKQVALLHDNPTITPLDECNYVAAIEIPKDSKLDISTLEIPETLCAVFDLKGNYGDVLAFLRYVYHFWLPDSGYEATTLPSFVVYRKNLFLDQGDDFDLTFYLPINVIY; translated from the coding sequence ATGAAAAAGTCAACAAAACAACAAAGAGCTAATATTGTTAATAAAAGTATGTTTTATATATATAAATATATCAATACAAACATCACACTAGAAGAATTAGCTAAATTAAATAGTGTTTCAAAATTTCATTTTCATAGAGTTTTTAAAGAAGAAACAAAACAGAATATATTTGATTTTATTACTTCTATTCGTCTTCAAAAAGCTGCAAATTTACTTATTACTAATACTCACTCAACTATTAGTGAAATAGCAAATACTTGTGGTTATTCCTCTCACTCTTCTTTTATTAAAGCTTTTAAATCAAGATTTTCCTATACTCCAAAAGATTGGAGAAATCAAGGACATAAAGAGTATTCAAAATTTTTACTAAATGAAGACAAAGAGTTTAATAATTTAGACTTTAAAATTGAGTTTGTTTCAAAAATACAGTGCGCTTATATTAGACACAAAGGCTACAACAGAAGCATAAAAAATAGTTGGCAAAAATTAAAAGCATTAGCATATAAATATGAGATTAAAGACTTCAAACAAGTTGCACTACTTCATGATAACCCAACTATAACTCCACTTGATGAGTGTAATTATGTTGCAGCTATTGAAATACCAAAAGATTCAAAGCTTGATATTTCAACACTTGAAATTCCAGAAACTCTATGTGCTGTTTTTGACTTAAAAGGTAATTATGGAGATGTTCTTGCTTTTTTAAGATATGTTTATCACTTTTGGCTACCTGATTCTGGGTATGAAGCAACAACTCTTCCCTCGTTTGTTGTTTATAGAAAAAATCTATTTTTAGACCAAGGTGATGATTTTGACCTTACTTTTTATTTACCAATAAATGTGATTTACTAA
- a CDS encoding aminotransferase-like domain-containing protein, whose translation MKRSYIREILDAIDENTISFAGGLPNEDLFPSKQLEKASKKVFKKKNSLQYSKSQGIDSLREKIASFYTNYYGFDTTKDEVLITTGSQQSFDIILKSLDTKNLVVESPSYIGALSAFKILKTNISEFKDFKELEEEVNKDDVVYSVSDYQNPSTNTYTKKQRVEFAKILHRKDVYFIEDAAYSLLSFDGKIRKPISRLYKDKSYHLGTFSKIVAPGLRVGWIRANKELIEKILAVKESLDLHTATFNQMLIDSYLEENDVFKHIKKNAKNYKKRMNFMADCMEKYLPDFEFTRPKGGMFIYGKFNNLEDSMVLAQEALKENVAFVPAQVFYFDEQKSNAARFNFTNCDFKKTEEGIKLLAKLTK comes from the coding sequence ATGAAACGTTCATATATAAGGGAGATACTTGATGCTATTGATGAAAATACGATATCTTTTGCTGGTGGTTTACCAAATGAAGATTTATTTCCATCAAAACAGTTAGAAAAAGCATCTAAAAAAGTATTTAAGAAAAAAAACTCATTACAGTATAGTAAATCTCAAGGTATAGATTCTTTAAGGGAGAAAATTGCAAGTTTTTATACTAATTATTATGGATTTGATACTACAAAAGATGAGGTATTAATTACAACAGGAAGTCAACAATCATTTGACATTATATTAAAAAGTTTAGATACAAAAAACTTAGTAGTAGAAAGTCCATCTTACATTGGAGCACTATCTGCTTTTAAGATATTGAAAACAAATATAAGTGAGTTTAAAGATTTTAAAGAGCTTGAAGAAGAAGTAAATAAAGATGATGTTGTTTATAGTGTAAGTGATTACCAAAACCCTTCTACAAATACATATACAAAAAAACAAAGAGTAGAATTTGCAAAAATATTACATAGAAAAGATGTTTATTTTATTGAAGATGCTGCTTATAGTTTATTGAGTTTTGATGGAAAAATAAGAAAACCAATTTCAAGACTTTATAAAGATAAATCATATCATTTAGGAACATTTTCAAAAATTGTAGCTCCAGGTCTTAGAGTAGGTTGGATTAGGGCAAATAAAGAGTTGATTGAAAAAATATTAGCTGTAAAAGAGTCTTTAGACTTACATACTGCCACATTTAATCAAATGTTAATTGATTCGTATTTAGAAGAAAATGATGTTTTTAAACATATCAAAAAAAATGCAAAAAACTATAAAAAAAGAATGAATTTTATGGCTGATTGTATGGAAAAATATCTACCTGATTTTGAATTTACACGACCAAAAGGTGGAATGTTTATATATGGAAAATTTAATAATTTAGAAGATAGTATGGTTTTAGCACAAGAGGCATTGAAAGAAAATGTTGCTTTTGTACCTGCGCAAGTTTTCTATTTTGATGAACAAAAAAGTAATGCTGCAAGATTTAATTTTACAAATTGTGATTTTAAAAAGACAGAAGAGGGAATAAAATTATTGGCTAAACTAACTAAATAG
- a CDS encoding DUF423 domain-containing protein, protein MTENNNVKKFLAIASFMMALAISLGAFGAHGLKSIVEPSMLTVYHTGVEYQFYNTLGLFATSFMIYLKPNSKKLVVASWLILIGMVIFSFSLYLLVVLNMPILGAITPIGGTLLIIAWILVALSIYKK, encoded by the coding sequence ATGACTGAAAATAACAATGTAAAGAAATTTTTGGCTATTGCTTCATTTATGATGGCACTTGCTATCTCACTTGGAGCTTTTGGTGCCCACGGGTTAAAATCTATTGTTGAACCTTCAATGCTTACAGTTTATCATACGGGTGTAGAGTATCAATTTTATAATACTTTAGGACTTTTTGCTACATCATTTATGATTTATCTAAAACCAAACTCAAAAAAACTTGTTGTTGCCTCATGGCTTATATTAATAGGAATGGTGATATTTAGTTTTTCATTATATCTATTAGTTGTATTAAATATGCCAATATTAGGTGCTATTACTCCAATTGGTGGAACATTACTTATAATAGCATGGATTTTAGTAGCTTTATCAATTTATAAAAAATAA
- a CDS encoding damage-control phosphatase ARMT1 family protein encodes MNITNTCVECIKSQINKATKLLNLDDSLANEINSEVQKRASNFDFSRTPPYVAKEVYELLAKKTNMQDPLEDLKQKSIQNATSYLPIIKEEIKNAKDKLFASIKASVAGNVIDFAVTREFSLEEEIKNIFHTNFAINDYEVFKQKLEKANELLIFSDNAGENVFDKELIKTIKSLYPNIKIIYATRGKPIINDITTKEAFQINMQEYCEVISSGVDTPGIEKSQASNEFMQIFNNASLILSKGMGNFECLESYNDDRIFFLFKVKCDVVANQIKKEVGEIVLKRG; translated from the coding sequence ATGAATATTACAAATACTTGTGTTGAATGTATAAAATCACAAATCAATAAAGCTACAAAGTTGCTGAATTTAGATGATTCTCTTGCAAATGAGATAAATAGTGAAGTACAAAAAAGAGCATCAAATTTTGATTTTTCAAGAACTCCTCCTTATGTTGCAAAAGAGGTATATGAACTTCTTGCAAAAAAAACAAATATGCAAGACCCATTGGAAGATTTGAAGCAAAAATCAATACAAAATGCCACTTCTTATTTACCAATTATAAAAGAAGAGATAAAAAATGCAAAAGATAAACTTTTTGCATCTATAAAAGCTTCAGTTGCAGGAAATGTAATTGATTTTGCTGTAACTAGAGAGTTTAGTTTAGAAGAAGAAATAAAAAATATTTTTCATACTAATTTTGCTATAAATGATTATGAAGTTTTCAAACAAAAACTAGAAAAAGCAAATGAACTTTTAATTTTTTCTGATAATGCAGGTGAAAATGTATTTGATAAAGAGTTAATAAAAACAATCAAATCTTTATATCCAAATATAAAAATTATTTATGCAACAAGAGGTAAACCTATCATTAATGATATAACAACAAAAGAGGCTTTTCAAATCAATATGCAAGAGTATTGTGAAGTAATAAGTAGTGGTGTTGATACTCCAGGAATTGAAAAATCTCAAGCATCAAATGAGTTTATGCAAATATTTAATAATGCATCACTGATTTTATCAAAAGGTATGGGAAATTTTGAGTGTTTAGAATCTTACAATGATGATAGAATATTCTTTTTGTTTAAAGTTAAATGTGATGTTGTTGCAAATCAAATAAAAAAAGAAGTTGGAGAAATTGTTTTAAAAAGAGGCTAA
- a CDS encoding HD domain-containing phosphohydrolase — translation MLYKNKKNNLSILFVCDDKKTIDKIIKILNNKYNISNIIVTDSTSEALKLYKKMDFNIVITNFSMSNKEELKLIEKIRKIDIEQIFILISKFEKKKDLVKAIKLRIRYFIWFPVRKKEIIEVLDSCIKRISNKYEIKYVNSILEHYKLAVDNSTILSKADKKGVISYANEQFCKISKYNLDELIGKQHNILRHEDMPKETFKDMWNTIKNKKQVWKGIIKNRAKDGSDYIVDATILPILNQDKEVVEYLGIRHDITEIEHYKDLLQDELTNTAKGLKQKVHLIKEFEKAIDVSTSFTRTDTNGVITYVNDKFCEVSGYSKDELLGNTFKCVRHEEFPSLFYEKMWKSIKNKKIWRGIIKNKTKNKDNYFMDTTIIPIVDIDDKIIEYISIKHDISEIVTLNEEIIDTQKEVIFTMGSICESRSNETGSHVKRVAQYSYLLAKLYGLPQKECELLRYASPVHDIGKVAIPDSILQKPARLTSKEFEKMKEHTSIGYDMLKNSNRDILKAAATIAHEHHERWDGTGYPNALKKQNIHIFGRITALCDVFDALASKRCYKEAWKLEEILKLIKEEKAKQFDPVLVDLFLDNLDDFLRIKDKYVD, via the coding sequence ATGTTATATAAAAATAAAAAAAATAACTTATCAATACTTTTTGTATGTGATGATAAAAAAACTATTGATAAGATTATTAAGATACTGAATAATAAATATAATATATCAAATATTATTGTCACTGATTCTACTTCGGAAGCTTTGAAACTATATAAAAAAATGGATTTTAATATAGTTATTACAAATTTTTCTATGTCAAATAAAGAAGAATTAAAACTAATAGAGAAAATTAGAAAAATCGATATAGAACAAATCTTTATATTAATTTCTAAATTTGAAAAGAAAAAAGATTTAGTAAAAGCAATTAAATTAAGAATAAGATATTTTATCTGGTTTCCTGTAAGAAAAAAAGAGATAATAGAAGTATTAGACTCTTGTATAAAAAGAATATCAAATAAGTATGAAATAAAATATGTAAACTCTATTTTAGAACACTACAAACTCGCCGTTGATAACTCAACTATTTTATCAAAAGCTGATAAAAAAGGTGTAATTAGTTATGCAAATGAACAATTTTGTAAAATTTCAAAATATAATTTAGATGAGCTTATTGGAAAACAACATAATATCTTAAGGCATGAAGATATGCCAAAAGAGACTTTCAAAGATATGTGGAATACCATAAAAAATAAAAAGCAAGTTTGGAAAGGTATTATTAAAAATAGAGCAAAAGATGGTAGTGATTATATAGTTGATGCTACAATACTTCCTATTTTAAATCAAGATAAAGAAGTTGTTGAATATTTAGGAATAAGACACGATATAACTGAGATTGAACACTACAAAGATTTATTACAAGATGAGTTAACAAATACAGCAAAAGGTTTAAAACAAAAAGTTCATTTAATTAAAGAGTTTGAAAAAGCTATTGATGTAAGTACTTCTTTTACTAGAACTGATACAAATGGAGTAATAACTTATGTAAATGATAAGTTTTGTGAAGTATCTGGATATTCAAAAGATGAGTTATTAGGAAATACTTTTAAGTGTGTAAGACACGAAGAGTTTCCCTCACTATTTTATGAGAAAATGTGGAAGAGTATAAAAAATAAAAAAATCTGGCGTGGTATTATAAAAAACAAGACAAAAAATAAAGATAACTATTTTATGGATACAACGATTATTCCTATTGTAGATATAGATGACAAGATAATTGAGTATATTAGTATAAAACATGATATTTCAGAAATAGTTACATTAAATGAAGAGATAATTGATACTCAAAAAGAAGTAATATTTACAATGGGTTCTATTTGTGAGAGTAGATCAAATGAGACAGGAAGTCACGTAAAAAGAGTTGCTCAATACTCTTATTTATTAGCAAAACTTTATGGACTACCTCAAAAAGAGTGTGAGTTATTAAGATATGCTTCACCTGTCCATGATATTGGAAAAGTAGCTATTCCTGATAGTATTTTACAAAAGCCAGCAAGACTTACAAGTAAAGAGTTTGAGAAGATGAAAGAGCATACATCAATTGGTTATGATATGTTAAAAAATTCAAACAGAGATATATTAAAAGCAGCTGCAACTATTGCACATGAGCACCATGAAAGATGGGATGGAACTGGATATCCAAATGCTTTAAAGAAACAAAATATTCATATATTTGGACGGATTACAGCTCTTTGTGATGTATTTGATGCACTTGCAAGCAAAAGATGCTACAAAGAAGCATGGAAACTAGAAGAGATATTAAAACTAATAAAAGAGGAAAAAGCAAAACAATTTGACCCCGTTTTAGTTGATTTATTTTTAGATAATTTAGATGATTTTTTAAGAATAAAAGATAAATATGTTGATTAG
- a CDS encoding phosphoribosyltransferase, translating to MEKFYYSYDEFKNDTQKLVDSCRDYNPDILLAVARGGLTLSHLMAQALDMRNLYSLNSIHYEGELKLDTFNIFNIPDVSHAKRVLVVDDIVDSGETMREILKVLREKFPEVDFKLATIFYKKTAVLQPDYTVREATEWIDFFWEVDVK from the coding sequence TTGGAAAAATTTTATTATAGTTATGATGAGTTCAAGAATGATACTCAAAAGTTAGTTGATAGTTGTAGAGATTATAACCCTGATATTTTATTAGCAGTTGCAAGAGGTGGTTTAACACTATCTCACCTAATGGCACAAGCTTTAGATATGAGAAATTTATACTCTTTAAATTCTATTCATTACGAAGGTGAATTAAAATTAGATACATTTAATATTTTTAATATTCCTGATGTATCTCATGCAAAAAGAGTTTTAGTAGTTGATGATATTGTTGACTCAGGTGAAACTATGAGAGAAATTTTAAAAGTTTTAAGAGAAAAATTTCCTGAAGTAGATTTCAAACTTGCAACAATTTTTTATAAAAAAACAGCTGTATTACAACCTGATTATACAGTTAGAGAAGCTACTGAATGGATTGATTTCTTCTGGGAAGTTGACGTAAAATAG
- the upp gene encoding uracil phosphoribosyltransferase, producing the protein MYKESTNVVVKHLVNRLRDVRTASNEFRLTIEEISRMIASEALCDFPTITTNINTWQGPVDVEMLEVQKIVLVPILRAGEPMLTGILKTLPYARSGFLAMKRDEKTAQSKLFYENIPDVEDKTILLLDPMVATGGSLIDAITYLKDKGAKKILSLNVLGAPEGVKAVQDAHPDVDIYIAQIDERLDDNKYIRPGLGDAGDRAFNTHG; encoded by the coding sequence ATGTATAAAGAAAGTACAAATGTAGTTGTAAAACACTTAGTAAATAGACTAAGAGATGTTAGAACTGCATCAAATGAATTTAGATTAACAATAGAAGAAATCTCAAGAATGATTGCATCAGAAGCCCTTTGCGATTTTCCTACAATTACTACAAATATCAACACATGGCAAGGTCCAGTAGATGTTGAAATGCTAGAAGTTCAAAAAATAGTTTTAGTTCCAATTTTAAGAGCTGGTGAACCAATGCTTACTGGTATTTTAAAGACGTTACCATATGCAAGAAGTGGTTTTTTAGCAATGAAAAGAGATGAGAAAACTGCACAAAGTAAACTTTTTTATGAAAATATTCCAGATGTAGAAGATAAAACTATTTTATTATTAGACCCAATGGTTGCAACAGGTGGTTCTTTAATTGATGCTATTACTTACTTAAAAGATAAAGGTGCTAAAAAAATATTATCATTAAATGTACTTGGAGCACCAGAAGGTGTGAAAGCAGTACAAGATGCACATCCAGATGTAGATATTTATATTGCTCAAATTGATGAAAGATTAGATGATAATAAATATATTAGACCAGGTTTAGGTGACGCTGGAGATAGAGCTTTTAATACTCATGGATAA